A single region of the Neodiprion pinetum isolate iyNeoPine1 chromosome 5, iyNeoPine1.2, whole genome shotgun sequence genome encodes:
- the LOC124220215 gene encoding uncharacterized protein isoform X2, protein MEVVGRKSSSGLRPTDRHLLCTEHDCPYRNEIGKETYLRVTKWATWFHLLYTLKPWRLENSASSDGDGEAVLAFVKTKHGISDRIEALVLRIRQKR, encoded by the exons GCCGGAAATCCTCCTCCGGACTCCGGCCAACAGACCGTCACTTACTGTGTACCGAGCACGACTGTCCATACAGGAATGAAATAGGGAAGGAGACATATCTTCGCGTTACAAAGTGGGCCACATGGTTTCATTTGCTGTATACCTTAAAaccatggagactagag AACAGTGCAAGTAGTGATGGCGATGGTGAGGCTGTTCTTGCGTTTGTCAAAACCAAGCATGGGATATCTGATCGCATCGAAGCTTTG GTTTTGCGCATACGCCAAAAAAGATAG
- the LOC124220215 gene encoding uncharacterized protein isoform X1: MEVVGRKSSSGLRPTDRHLLCTEHDCPYRNEIGKETYLRVTKWATWFHLLYTLKPWRLENSASSDGDGEAVLAFVKTKHGISDRIEALQEVWIYRTKTCDDITTEIK, translated from the exons GCCGGAAATCCTCCTCCGGACTCCGGCCAACAGACCGTCACTTACTGTGTACCGAGCACGACTGTCCATACAGGAATGAAATAGGGAAGGAGACATATCTTCGCGTTACAAAGTGGGCCACATGGTTTCATTTGCTGTATACCTTAAAaccatggagactagag AACAGTGCAAGTAGTGATGGCGATGGTGAGGCTGTTCTTGCGTTTGTCAAAACCAAGCATGGGATATCTGATCGCATCGAAGCTTTG CAAGAAGTATGGATATATCGGACGAAAACTTGTGATGACATAACAACcgaaattaaatga